The following are encoded together in the Parcubacteria group bacterium genome:
- a CDS encoding NUDIX domain-containing protein, translated as MEKYKPEEENKEKIASKEEIRYKGKLFEVVSEPVEIDGKTFEFEKVRRSPGVRLIMKDGHGNIMLTREFRRELSNFDYRLPGGKVFDSLDEFNEFKQIKGDIIEKAKQAAFREAKEETGFVPDALEHHSISKLGATVEWDLHYFVASIDRSQQGTQELETGENIEVVWFKEEEIEKLILEPDKFSEERSVAILMRFLHRAKTAETRVESILKEEGSRLIDILEQRDLSSIRLRARNLEKLKQISDIIFVGSSLVGKTTLVDAIRDAMKTDETLASIFQIPKRVITRPQRANDNLVENQFVNADEFEEMVQNGDIEMHWVRKMEGNREERYGFLGVDKSKIPIFSRNNAIINNKGSVMPPDLLDQSLIIAVYSPDDLRDERMQQRSPDLIKDKPQEVKYRLSDRAINMYPEAHLVVKNFGHYQDLAKEDLVHLVSLISKLKS; from the coding sequence ATGGAAAAATATAAACCTGAAGAAGAAAATAAAGAGAAAATCGCTAGTAAAGAAGAAATCCGATATAAGGGTAAATTATTTGAAGTAGTTTCAGAGCCGGTTGAAATCGACGGGAAAACTTTTGAATTTGAAAAAGTGCGCAGGAGCCCTGGCGTAAGATTGATTATGAAAGACGGGCATGGCAATATTATGCTCACGCGAGAATTTCGACGGGAACTTTCGAATTTTGATTATCGTTTACCTGGCGGAAAGGTTTTTGATTCCTTGGATGAATTTAATGAATTCAAACAGATCAAGGGAGATATTATTGAAAAAGCAAAACAGGCTGCTTTCAGGGAGGCGAAAGAAGAAACGGGATTCGTTCCGGATGCATTAGAGCATCATTCAATTTCAAAATTAGGCGCTACAGTAGAATGGGATTTGCATTATTTTGTTGCCTCCATAGATAGATCCCAGCAAGGCACACAAGAGTTGGAGACCGGAGAAAATATTGAAGTCGTTTGGTTTAAAGAAGAAGAAATTGAAAAACTTATTTTGGAACCAGATAAATTTTCAGAAGAAAGAAGTGTCGCAATATTAATGAGATTTTTGCATCGGGCAAAAACAGCAGAGACAAGAGTAGAATCTATTCTTAAAGAAGAAGGATCCCGCCTGATCGACATTTTGGAACAGAGAGATTTAAGCAGCATCAGATTGCGAGCAAGAAATCTTGAAAAACTCAAGCAGATTTCGGATATAATTTTTGTTGGCTCCTCTCTTGTTGGGAAAACTACACTCGTTGATGCGATTAGGGACGCGATGAAGACCGATGAGACACTCGCTTCAATTTTTCAAATTCCTAAAAGGGTTATCACTAGACCACAAAGAGCTAATGATAATCTTGTGGAAAATCAATTTGTAAATGCTGATGAATTTGAGGAGATGGTTCAAAATGGAGATATTGAGATGCATTGGGTGAGAAAAATGGAAGGAAATCGTGAAGAGCGATACGGTTTCTTAGGTGTTGATAAAAGCAAGATCCCAATCTTTTCGAGGAATAATGCCATTATCAATAATAAAGGAAGTGTTATGCCACCTGATTTACTTGATCAATCTTTAATTATTGCGGTATATAGTCCTGATGACTTGCGAGATGAAAGAATGCAACAGAGATCTCCTGATTTAATAAAAGATAAACCGCAAGAGGTAAAATATAGACTATCTGACAGAGCGATTAACATGTATCCTGAAGCACATTTGGTTGTCAAAAATTTTGGTCACTATCAAGATTTAGCCAAAGAAGATTTGGTTCATTTGGTTTCATTAATATCGAAGTTGAAATCCTGA
- a CDS encoding mannose-1-phosphate guanylyltransferase/mannose-6-phosphate isomerase has product MYCIILCGGSGTRLWPLSRKNFPKQFLKLYSDKSLLQETFLRMKEVVPQENIYFVTNEENQYNVLNQIKEVYEDFKESRVIREPKSLDTMPAITLAVKYLQEIIKIDEMAPIIEVHSDHYIGDKENYVKIAKNALSKVKNNLGAIGIIPTMAHTGLGYIKKGEKIDDYFKVEAFKEKPDKKTAQEFVDSGQYLWNAGMYLFNTKTFSEELERYVPEIYSAFSKSYEDFCANFSDLPSVAIDVALSEKSDRMVVFEGEFGWSDIGSFDVLAEILSQKKDSNPKHLSIDCKNVFVHSVNNGLVVTSGVEDIIIIENNDSILVQKMGESNDGVKKVVEYLKEKKMPELSDSIIVYRPWGKYEVLIDKLGYKVKKITVNPESRLSLQSHRKRTENWIVVKGNARVFNGGSVADIKEGEGVFIPIGSKHRLENMGKEILEIIEVQTGSYLEEDDIVHYEDDYNRE; this is encoded by the coding sequence ATGTATTGCATTATTCTTTGTGGAGGTTCGGGAACCCGGCTTTGGCCATTATCCCGAAAAAACTTTCCTAAGCAGTTTTTGAAGCTTTACAGTGACAAGTCGCTTCTTCAAGAGACATTTTTGCGGATGAAAGAAGTTGTTCCGCAAGAAAACATATACTTCGTCACGAACGAAGAAAACCAATATAATGTTCTGAATCAAATTAAAGAGGTGTATGAGGATTTTAAGGAATCTCGAGTTATTCGAGAACCCAAAAGCCTTGACACCATGCCTGCGATAACATTGGCCGTTAAATATCTCCAAGAAATTATTAAGATAGATGAGATGGCTCCAATTATCGAGGTTCATTCAGATCATTATATTGGCGACAAGGAAAATTATGTGAAAATTGCCAAAAATGCGCTTTCCAAGGTGAAAAACAATTTGGGAGCGATCGGAATTATTCCGACCATGGCGCATACCGGCTTGGGATATATTAAAAAAGGAGAAAAGATAGATGATTATTTCAAAGTCGAAGCGTTTAAAGAAAAGCCCGACAAGAAAACCGCGCAAGAATTTGTGGACAGCGGGCAATATCTCTGGAATGCGGGAATGTATCTTTTTAATACTAAGACTTTTTCCGAAGAGCTCGAAAGATATGTTCCGGAAATTTATTCAGCTTTTTCGAAAAGCTATGAAGATTTTTGCGCTAATTTTTCAGATCTTCCGTCAGTTGCCATCGATGTGGCTCTCAGCGAAAAATCGGACAGGATGGTTGTGTTTGAGGGGGAATTCGGCTGGAGCGATATTGGAAGTTTTGACGTTTTGGCGGAAATACTCAGCCAGAAAAAAGATAGCAATCCAAAACATCTTTCCATTGACTGCAAAAATGTTTTTGTCCATTCGGTAAACAATGGGCTAGTTGTCACTTCCGGAGTGGAGGATATAATTATTATCGAAAACAATGACAGTATTCTGGTGCAAAAAATGGGAGAAAGCAATGACGGAGTAAAAAAAGTGGTTGAATACCTCAAAGAGAAAAAAATGCCGGAACTTAGTGACAGTATAATTGTTTACCGGCCGTGGGGTAAATATGAAGTATTGATAGACAAATTAGGATACAAAGTAAAAAAAATTACTGTTAATCCGGAATCAAGACTGAGCCTGCAATCGCATAGAAAAAGAACGGAAAATTGGATTGTAGTAAAAGGTAATGCCAGAGTTTTCAACGGAGGTTCCGTGGCTGATATTAAAGAAGGGGAAGGCGTATTTATACCGATTGGAAGTAAACATCGGCTGGAAAATATGGGAAAAGAAATACTGGAAATTATTGAAGTGCAAACAGGAAGCTATCTTGAGGAAGACGATATTGTGCATTACGAGGATGATTATAACAGGGAATAA
- the trpS gene encoding tryptophan--tRNA ligase: MSKKRIFSGIQPSGNLHIGNYLGAIKNWVKLQDEFESIFCVVDMHAITVLQDPEELKKKTIEVAKAYLASGIDPEKSSIFIQSQVSQHAELAWILNTVAKVSEMERMTQFKDKSQKNQEGVGMGLFDYPVLMAADILLYDTEKVPVGEDQVQHVEMTRTLGRRFNQKFGETFVIPEPHITKEGMRIMGLDDPTNKMSKSAESEYNYIALTDDAEAIRKKIKKAVTDSGSEIKYQDDKPALKNLINIYSAFADKAPEEIEKIYEGKSYAEFKDGLAEIIIEKLKPIQEKMKALSDEEVLEILRKGAEKVRPIAKAKLDEVKKRVGFIL, from the coding sequence ATGAGTAAAAAACGTATATTCTCGGGAATTCAACCGAGTGGGAATTTGCATATTGGAAACTATCTGGGAGCTATCAAAAATTGGGTCAAGCTTCAGGACGAATTTGAGTCAATTTTTTGCGTGGTGGATATGCATGCCATTACTGTTCTGCAAGATCCGGAAGAACTGAAAAAGAAAACGATTGAAGTAGCCAAAGCCTATTTGGCTTCAGGGATCGATCCGGAAAAATCTAGCATCTTTATCCAGTCGCAAGTTTCACAGCACGCTGAATTGGCTTGGATTTTGAATACAGTTGCAAAAGTGTCTGAAATGGAAAGAATGACGCAATTTAAAGATAAATCCCAGAAAAATCAAGAAGGAGTAGGAATGGGTCTTTTTGATTATCCAGTTTTGATGGCGGCGGATATACTTCTGTATGACACAGAAAAAGTTCCAGTAGGAGAGGATCAGGTTCAGCACGTGGAAATGACAAGGACTTTGGGTAGAAGGTTTAATCAAAAATTTGGAGAAACTTTTGTGATCCCGGAACCGCATATTACGAAAGAGGGGATGAGGATAATGGGATTGGATGATCCGACAAATAAAATGTCAAAGTCAGCCGAGTCGGAATATAACTATATCGCTCTCACGGATGATGCGGAGGCGATTCGAAAGAAAATCAAGAAAGCGGTGACAGATTCAGGTAGTGAAATAAAATATCAAGACGATAAGCCAGCTTTAAAAAACTTAATCAATATTTATTCTGCTTTTGCCGATAAAGCTCCGGAAGAAATTGAAAAGATCTATGAAGGCAAGAGTTATGCGGAATTTAAAGATGGACTAGCGGAAATTATCATTGAAAAACTAAAGCCAATTCAGGAAAAAATGAAAGCGTTAAGTGATGAGGAAGTTTTAGAAATTTTACGAAAAGGTGCGGAAAAAGTCCGGCCGATTGCTAAAGCGAAGCTGGATGAAGTGAAGAAAAGAGTCGGGTTCATATTATAG
- a CDS encoding glucose-6-phosphate isomerase family protein: MKIDFTNAGKHYASRTHEKMKEVLMDIQGAGPAVHYYMIRGGSHQKNITVWEPGTVSGEYIKTYGHYHVGDLSETYQIVYGYGVALLQKLAENENGEMISDIVEEFKAIPVEAGQTVFMPSKFGHLLANIGETYFVTADDSPVDFEDKDPASFPGHADYELVKKMRGFAYYVVEHNGKPALKRNPLYKSIAKEDLGGLTMLE, encoded by the coding sequence ATGAAAATTGACTTCACAAATGCTGGCAAGCATTATGCGTCTAGGACTCATGAAAAAATGAAAGAAGTCCTTATGGATATTCAAGGCGCGGGACCTGCCGTTCATTATTATATGATCCGAGGAGGGTCGCATCAGAAAAATATAACCGTTTGGGAGCCAGGAACAGTATCCGGAGAATACATAAAAACATACGGACATTATCATGTGGGAGATTTGAGCGAAACATATCAAATTGTTTATGGCTATGGAGTCGCGCTTCTTCAAAAATTAGCCGAAAATGAAAATGGGGAAATGATTTCAGATATTGTAGAGGAATTTAAGGCAATCCCGGTTGAAGCGGGGCAAACTGTATTTATGCCCTCTAAATTCGGCCACCTGCTGGCCAATATTGGAGAAACATATTTCGTTACCGCTGATGACAGCCCGGTAGATTTTGAAGACAAGGATCCGGCTAGTTTTCCGGGACACGCAGACTATGAACTGGTAAAAAAAATGAGAGGTTTTGCCTATTATGTCGTTGAGCATAATGGAAAACCGGCTCTCAAAAGGAACCCTCTTTACAAAAGTATTGCCAAAGAAGATCTGGGCGGCTTGACAATGCTAGAATAA
- a CDS encoding phosphomannomutase/phosphoglucomutase: MKSEIFKAYDIRGIYPSEINEQDMYKIAKAYCEFVKPSEVVIGCDVRLSSSALKQAAIKAVTDSGVKVIDVGEISTDMLYFSVANYGYSGGFTITASHNPKEYNGAKFVREESRPISSDTGLFEIRDIAMEDELEIINFELTEENLKLIEKKNIMDDYIAKVKTFADFSKFKKFKIIANPNFGVGGRAIDALLKETDIEVVKINWESDGNFPKGRPDPLIPENREEISKLVIENGADFGVAWDADADRCFFFTEKGEFIEGYFVTALLGKILLERNPGATILHDPRLIWAIQDIARENGGKDIVTKSGHTFIKERMRKDNVVFGGEMSAHYYFKDYFYCDNGLIPFVMMLEFLSTQSKTLSEIMTEMFWKKYFVSGEINSEVSDVKSKISEAKEKYSTGSKGIDEIDGVSIEYENWRFNLRGSNTEPVIRLNVEAKSKELMEEKRDELLNLIRK, encoded by the coding sequence ATGAAATCAGAAATTTTTAAAGCTTACGACATCCGAGGAATTTATCCTTCCGAAATAAACGAGCAGGATATGTATAAAATTGCCAAAGCTTACTGCGAATTCGTGAAACCGTCCGAAGTCGTCATTGGCTGCGATGTCCGCCTCTCATCCTCTGCCCTCAAGCAAGCTGCAATCAAAGCAGTAACGGACTCGGGAGTAAAAGTCATTGATGTCGGAGAAATTTCTACCGATATGCTTTATTTTTCTGTGGCTAACTATGGATATTCTGGCGGGTTTACTATCACCGCTTCGCATAATCCCAAGGAATACAACGGCGCTAAGTTTGTCCGGGAAGAATCACGGCCGATTTCATCAGACACCGGACTTTTTGAAATTCGCGATATTGCCATGGAAGATGAATTGGAAATCATTAATTTTGAATTAACCGAGGAGAATTTGAAATTGATTGAGAAGAAAAATATTATGGATGATTATATTGCCAAAGTAAAAACATTCGCTGATTTTTCCAAATTTAAGAAATTTAAGATTATTGCTAATCCTAACTTCGGTGTTGGAGGAAGAGCAATCGACGCTTTACTGAAAGAAACAGATATTGAAGTTGTAAAAATAAACTGGGAATCAGACGGAAATTTCCCGAAAGGCCGTCCCGATCCGCTCATTCCTGAGAACAGGGAAGAAATTTCCAAATTAGTTATTGAAAATGGCGCTGATTTTGGCGTAGCTTGGGATGCCGATGCCGACCGATGTTTCTTTTTCACGGAAAAAGGAGAATTCATTGAAGGATATTTTGTTACGGCTCTCCTTGGAAAAATTCTTCTTGAAAGAAATCCGGGAGCAACCATTCTGCATGACCCAAGACTCATTTGGGCAATTCAAGATATTGCCAGAGAAAATGGAGGAAAAGATATTGTTACTAAATCCGGGCATACTTTCATTAAGGAAAGAATGCGAAAGGATAACGTTGTTTTTGGCGGCGAAATGAGCGCCCATTATTATTTCAAAGATTATTTTTATTGCGACAACGGCCTCATTCCCTTTGTAATGATGCTGGAATTTCTTTCCACTCAAAGCAAAACGCTTTCGGAAATTATGACTGAAATGTTCTGGAAAAAATATTTCGTGAGCGGGGAAATCAACAGCGAAGTGTCCGACGTGAAATCCAAAATATCGGAAGCCAAAGAAAAATATTCCACCGGCTCAAAAGGCATCGATGAAATAGACGGGGTTTCGATTGAATATGAAAATTGGCGCTTCAACCTCCGCGGTTCCAACACCGAACCGGTCATCCGCTTGAATGTCGAAGCTAAGTCGAAAGAACTGATGGAAGAAAAGAGAGATGAGTTATTGAATTTAATAAGAAAGTAA
- a CDS encoding DHHA2 domain-containing protein: MKPILVTSYVNPDLDGIASVIAYAEFLQKRGKNIVVGIIGEPRDEAKYILDRFGFKYPPMIKNADNFDEVILMDASDLNELEGKIATEKVIEIIDHRKVHEADKFPKAKAKIEIVGAVATLVAEKFMQKNVAISKESATLVYGAIISNTLNFKGNITNDRDKEAATWLNGVAKLPDDFWKDLFIAKSDLSGKKLAERIEDDFAWFVMGDKKVGIAQIEMIGAKKLLDERGFEIVQVLEKIKRKMSLDFVFQNTIELEYTKNFFVAQDSETKKLLEKVFKVQFSGISAEKSQLIMRKQIVPLLKQELEKTNHY, translated from the coding sequence ATGAAACCGATTTTAGTGACAAGCTATGTAAACCCCGATCTTGATGGAATCGCTAGCGTAATTGCCTATGCTGAATTTTTACAAAAGAGAGGAAAAAATATTGTTGTCGGGATTATCGGCGAACCACGCGACGAAGCAAAATATATTTTAGATCGCTTTGGCTTTAAATATCCGCCAATGATAAAAAACGCAGATAATTTCGATGAAGTGATACTTATGGACGCAAGCGACCTCAATGAGTTGGAAGGTAAAATTGCCACAGAGAAAGTTATCGAAATCATTGACCATCGAAAAGTTCACGAGGCGGATAAATTTCCCAAAGCCAAAGCGAAAATAGAAATTGTCGGCGCAGTCGCTACTCTTGTCGCGGAAAAATTTATGCAAAAAAATGTTGCCATTTCCAAAGAATCCGCAACGCTTGTTTATGGGGCAATAATTTCAAACACTCTCAATTTCAAAGGAAACATTACCAACGACCGCGATAAGGAAGCAGCCACGTGGCTCAATGGGGTTGCGAAATTGCCCGATGATTTTTGGAAAGATTTATTTATCGCAAAATCAGATTTATCAGGTAAGAAACTCGCCGAGAGAATTGAGGACGATTTCGCGTGGTTTGTTATGGGTGACAAAAAAGTTGGTATCGCTCAAATCGAAATGATTGGTGCAAAAAAACTTCTTGATGAGAGGGGTTTCGAGATTGTTCAAGTGCTAGAAAAAATCAAAAGGAAAATGAGTTTAGATTTTGTTTTCCAAAACACAATTGAGCTTGAATATACCAAAAACTTTTTTGTCGCCCAAGATTCTGAAACCAAAAAACTCTTGGAAAAAGTTTTTAAAGTACAATTTTCTGGAATCTCAGCAGAAAAATCACAATTAATTATGCGGAAACAAATCGTACCATTGCTAAAACAAGAATTAGAAAAAACCAATCATTATTAA
- a CDS encoding ribonuclease J: MNTTRRKPKKGFDLPRDGSLSKVPQQMKSGERNRPQKNNPQLNYQKIQSAGEKPKGNLRITPMGGNEEVGRNMTIFEYDGDIIILDMGIMFPEEDMPGIDYIIPNISYLKGKEKNIRGVIFSHGHLDHIGAAPILLRELGYPPIVGRDLTLALVKKRLEDFEKNSVQNLKIIRVNSVSDKIRLGKFAIEFFDVEHSVMDAVGVIIKTPDGTVIHPGDWTMDKNPDRNEAVSYGHLANLPSPRILMLESLGATDTKPVSKSEVEMYKNLDELISTAKGMVIIGAFSSQIERIGKIIEYAESIGKKVALDGYSMKMNIEIAKELGYIKAHKKTLISVNDIHKYSRNKVVVICTGAQGEGNAVLSRIVNDEHRFVQVLKDDTIIFSSSIVPGNERTVQRLKDDLYRKCDNVIHSEILDVHISGHSNATDIQEVLREIKPDFFLPVYGNHYMLKEAAKLGEKVGIRKENIFVLDNGEQLEVHDRKAKIFAKKVDTNYVMVDGLGVGDVGEVVLRDRQVLAKDGMFTIVVIIDRATKKIIGNPQITSRGFIYVKENFDLVNATKKVVEKVIHDKTSPDMNINWDYVKNNIRESVGSFLYMKTQRRPMILPVVIEV, encoded by the coding sequence ATGAATACAACAAGAAGAAAACCAAAAAAAGGGTTTGATTTGCCCCGCGACGGATCGCTTTCAAAAGTGCCCCAGCAAATGAAATCAGGAGAAAGAAATCGTCCTCAAAAAAATAATCCGCAATTGAATTATCAAAAAATTCAATCAGCCGGAGAAAAACCCAAGGGGAATCTCCGTATTACTCCAATGGGAGGAAACGAAGAAGTGGGAAGAAATATGACCATATTTGAATATGATGGGGACATCATAATTTTGGATATGGGAATAATGTTTCCCGAGGAAGATATGCCGGGAATTGACTATATCATTCCCAATATAAGCTATCTCAAGGGAAAAGAAAAAAATATCCGAGGAGTGATTTTCAGTCACGGGCATCTTGATCATATCGGAGCGGCTCCGATTTTACTTCGGGAACTCGGTTATCCGCCGATTGTCGGACGCGATTTAACGCTGGCCTTGGTCAAAAAAAGGCTGGAAGATTTCGAAAAAAATTCCGTTCAGAATCTCAAAATCATCAGAGTGAATTCAGTTTCCGACAAAATAAGATTGGGAAAATTTGCCATTGAATTTTTCGATGTGGAACATTCAGTGATGGATGCGGTCGGAGTGATTATCAAAACTCCGGACGGAACAGTTATTCATCCGGGGGACTGGACGATGGACAAAAATCCGGATAGAAACGAGGCAGTTTCTTACGGACACCTTGCCAACCTTCCTTCTCCGCGGATACTTATGCTGGAAAGTCTGGGAGCTACTGACACGAAACCGGTTAGTAAATCAGAGGTTGAAATGTACAAAAATCTGGATGAACTAATAAGTACAGCCAAAGGGATGGTGATTATTGGAGCTTTTTCTTCTCAGATTGAGCGAATTGGAAAGATTATTGAATATGCGGAAAGCATCGGCAAGAAAGTGGCTTTAGATGGATATAGTATGAAGATGAATATTGAAATTGCCAAGGAATTGGGCTATATCAAAGCGCACAAAAAAACTTTGATTTCCGTGAATGATATTCACAAGTATTCGAGAAATAAAGTGGTGGTTATTTGCACCGGAGCTCAGGGCGAAGGAAATGCGGTGCTTTCTCGAATTGTTAATGATGAGCATCGTTTTGTGCAAGTTTTGAAAGATGACACAATTATATTTTCCTCATCGATTGTCCCAGGAAATGAACGCACAGTGCAAAGACTCAAAGATGATTTGTATCGAAAATGCGACAATGTGATTCATTCGGAAATCTTGGATGTTCACATTAGCGGTCATAGCAATGCAACTGATATTCAGGAAGTTTTGCGTGAAATCAAACCGGATTTCTTTCTGCCGGTCTATGGCAATCACTATATGCTCAAGGAAGCGGCCAAATTGGGAGAAAAAGTCGGCATTCGAAAGGAAAATATTTTCGTTTTGGATAATGGAGAACAGCTTGAGGTGCATGATAGAAAAGCCAAGATATTTGCGAAAAAAGTTGATACTAATTATGTGATGGTTGATGGACTGGGTGTGGGTGATGTGGGTGAAGTGGTTCTTCGCGATAGGCAGGTTTTGGCCAAGGATGGGATGTTTACGATTGTGGTGATTATTGACAGGGCAACGAAAAAAATTATCGGCAATCCGCAGATTACTTCTCGCGGTTTCATCTATGTTAAAGAAAATTTTGATTTGGTAAATGCAACCAAAAAAGTGGTGGAAAAAGTCATTCACGACAAAACTTCTCCGGATATGAACATCAACTGGGATTATGTGAAGAACAACATCCGCGAATCAGTCGGCTCATTTCTCTATATGAAGACACAAAGACGTCCGATGATATTGCCGGTAGTTATTGAAGTGTAA
- the recG gene encoding ATP-dependent DNA helicase RecG — protein MTIDVETQLETIPRISPKYAKNLSKMGIFTVYDLLFHLPFRYDDFSKISNISEIANGQIVTIQGTAAKIKTSKTWKKKMYITEAQVQDETGEIKVVWFNQPYISDSLTEGKNVRLSGKVSADSSGLYFGNPVWEMESRTPTNTGRLVPIYPETEGLTSRWLRWQIQSFLKLNLKIEDSIPQDILKKLHLPNLDKALKYIHFPNSKNEYLIAQKRFAFEEMFLVQIKSIQVRSNWQKEKSAKIKFDEKLIKKFVDFLPFKLTNAQKKASFQILKDLEKLQPMNRLLNGDVGSGKTIVAGISALEAMNAGYQVAIMAPTEVLALQHFCNFIKIFSEYNFKISLLTNSYQLNSESNQQSVISNSEKIKKHDYKLPITDYSKISRNNLLDKLKTGDINLVIGTHSLIQKDIRFKNLALIIVDEQHRFGVAQRAFLQQQIENINDGLKNTVPHFLTMTATPIPRTLALAFFGNLDLSVLDEMPKNRKKIITEIITPLERNKIYNFIRSEVKKGRQCFVILPLVEDSKILTEVKAAVSEHKNLSEKIFPDLKVGLVHGKLKSVEKEKVMKEFAENRLNILVATAVVEVGIDIPNATVMIIEDADRFGLSQLHQFRGRIGRGEHQSYCFLFTSSDSSSGKQRMKALAESNDGFKIAEKDLELRGPGQFFGTRQSGIPDIAMENLTNIKLIQIAREESQNLLQSDIELKKHPLLKDALQKFDEKVHLE, from the coding sequence ATGACAATTGACGTCGAGACACAACTTGAAACTATCCCCCGCATTAGCCCCAAATATGCCAAAAATTTGAGCAAAATGGGAATTTTTACCGTTTACGATTTGCTTTTTCACCTGCCTTTTAGATATGACGATTTCTCCAAAATTTCTAATATTTCCGAAATAGCCAATGGCCAGATTGTTACCATTCAAGGAACAGCAGCGAAAATAAAAACATCAAAAACTTGGAAGAAAAAAATGTATATCACCGAAGCTCAAGTTCAGGATGAAACCGGAGAAATAAAAGTTGTCTGGTTTAATCAGCCTTATATTTCCGATAGCCTGACTGAAGGAAAAAATGTGCGCCTCAGCGGAAAAGTTTCCGCTGACTCCAGCGGATTATATTTTGGGAATCCGGTTTGGGAAATGGAAAGCCGGACTCCAACCAACACCGGAAGACTGGTTCCAATTTATCCGGAAACTGAAGGCCTGACTTCCCGCTGGCTCCGCTGGCAAATCCAAAGTTTTCTAAAACTAAACTTAAAAATAGAAGATTCTATTCCGCAAGATATTTTAAAAAAGCTGCATCTGCCAAATCTTGATAAAGCTTTAAAATACATCCACTTTCCCAATTCCAAGAATGAATATCTGATTGCCCAAAAAAGATTCGCTTTTGAAGAAATGTTTCTGGTACAAATAAAATCAATTCAAGTCCGTTCCAATTGGCAAAAAGAAAAATCAGCTAAAATTAAATTCGATGAAAAATTGATTAAAAAATTCGTTGATTTCCTGCCATTCAAACTGACCAATGCCCAGAAAAAAGCCTCTTTTCAAATTCTCAAGGATTTGGAAAAATTACAGCCGATGAACAGGCTTTTGAATGGCGACGTCGGAAGCGGAAAAACAATTGTGGCGGGAATTTCCGCCCTGGAAGCTATGAATGCCGGATATCAGGTTGCAATAATGGCGCCGACTGAAGTTTTGGCTCTTCAACATTTTTGTAATTTTATTAAAATTTTCTCTGAATATAATTTCAAAATATCTCTATTGACCAATTCCTATCAGCTTAATTCAGAAAGTAATCAGCAATCGGTAATCAGCAATTCGGAAAAAATAAAAAAACATGATTACAAATTACCAATTACTGATTACTCAAAAATATCTAGAAACAATTTATTGGACAAACTCAAAACAGGAGACATCAATTTAGTAATCGGCACTCATTCTCTTATTCAAAAAGACATCCGCTTTAAAAATTTAGCCTTGATAATAGTCGATGAACAGCACCGTTTCGGCGTTGCCCAGCGAGCGTTTTTGCAGCAACAAATAGAAAATATAAATGATGGACTGAAAAATACTGTTCCCCATTTTCTCACAATGACCGCCACGCCTATTCCCCGCACTTTAGCTCTCGCTTTTTTTGGAAACTTAGACCTCTCGGTTCTGGATGAAATGCCAAAAAATAGAAAGAAAATAATTACTGAAATAATAACGCCTCTGGAAAGAAATAAAATATATAATTTTATCCGCAGTGAAGTGAAAAAAGGCCGGCAATGTTTCGTCATCCTGCCGCTGGTTGAAGATTCCAAAATTCTCACAGAAGTAAAGGCCGCGGTTTCAGAACACAAAAATCTTTCCGAAAAAATCTTTCCTGATTTAAAAGTCGGACTGGTTCACGGGAAATTAAAGTCCGTTGAAAAAGAAAAAGTGATGAAAGAGTTTGCTGAAAATAGATTAAACATATTAGTCGCCACGGCTGTCGTGGAAGTGGGAATCGACATTCCGAACGCGACTGTGATGATTATTGAAGACGCCGACCGATTTGGATTATCGCAATTGCATCAGTTTCGAGGACGCATCGGGCGGGGCGAGCATCAATCCTATTGTTTCCTTTTTACTTCCAGCGACTCATCTTCAGGAAAGCAACGAATGAAAGCTTTGGCGGAAAGCAATGACGGTTTTAAAATTGCCGAAAAAGATCTTGAGCTTCGCGGTCCGGGACAATTCTTCGGAACCCGCCAATCCGGAATTCCCGATATCGCTATGGAAAATCTGACTAATATAAAATTAATTCAAATCGCCCGCGAAGAATCCCAAAATCTTTTGCAATCCGACATAGAACTAAAAAAGCATCCTTTGCTCAAAGATGCCCTTCAAAAATTCGACGAAAAAGTTCATTTGGAATAA